A window from Sceloporus undulatus isolate JIND9_A2432 ecotype Alabama chromosome 8, SceUnd_v1.1, whole genome shotgun sequence encodes these proteins:
- the NT5M gene encoding 5'(3')-deoxyribonucleotidase, mitochondrial isoform X1: protein MLFLGRVFLHQQQHQPLLQGCCFVSLGILGGLGHHHGNNSSSRSRGFSSSSSCLRHLRVLVDMDGVLADFEGGFLQKFRAKYPEMPYIPLEDRRGFWVSEQYGQMDPMLSDKAISIWESKNFFIDLDPIPGAVEAVKQMAKLEETDVFICTSPIKKYHYCAYEKELRRGQTGSTSSSQPATTNTWSFNLPVADSTLGLTTGRPSWIASGPCRPGFPKGSFAKSKKTKDLYGAGPQTEAGTGKTFRVGNKSQEDPPDIRCSPASNSSLLTWSQSWEWKLQR, encoded by the exons ATGCTATTCCTAGGCAGGGTTTTCTTgcaccagcagcagcatcagCCACTGTTGCAAGGCTGCTGCTTCGTCTCCTTAGGCATCCTTGGAGGGctggggcatcatcatggcaacaacagtagcagcagatCCAGgggtttttcctcctcctcctcctgcctcaggCATCTCAGGGTCTTGGTCGACATGGATGGGGTGCTGGCTGACTTTGAAGGAGGGTTTCTGCAGAAATTTCGAGCCAAGTACCCAGAGATGCCTTACATCCCTTTGGAGGACCGCCGGGGCTTTTGGGTCTCGGAGCAATATGGGCAGATGGACCCAATGCTGAGC GACAAGGCGATCAGCATTTGGGAATCCAAGAACTTCTTCATCGACCTGGACCCGATCCCAGGCGCCGTGGAAGCGGTGAAGCAGATGGCAAAGTTAGAAGA GACGGATGTCTTTATATGCACAAGTCCCATCAAGAAATACCACTATTGCGCATATGAAAAG GAGCTGAGAAGAGGCCAAACTGGGAGCACATCCTCTTCACAGCCTGCCACAACAAACACCTGGAGCTTCAACCTCCCCGTCGCAGACTCCACTCTTGGGCTGACAACTGGAAGGCCATCTTGGATAGCAAGCGGCCCTTGTAGGCCAGGCTTCCCAAAGGGTTCCTTTGCCAAGTCCAAGAAGACGAAGGACCTGTATGGTGCTGGCCCCCAAACCGAGGCAGGAACAGGAAAGACCTTCAGGGTCGGAAACAAGAGCCAAGAAGACCCTCCAGACATAAGGTGCTCTCCTGCCTCCAACTCCAGTCTGCTGACATGGTCACAAAGCTGGGAATGGAAGCTACAGAGATGA
- the NT5M gene encoding 5'(3')-deoxyribonucleotidase, mitochondrial isoform X2, which translates to MLFLGRVFLHQQQHQPLLQGCCFVSLGILGGLGHHHGNNSSSRSRGFSSSSSCLRHLRVLVDMDGVLADFEGGFLQKFRAKYPEMPYIPLEDRRGFWVSEQYGQMDPMLSDKAISIWESKNFFIDLDPIPGAVEAVKQMAKLEETDVFICTSPIKKYHYCAYEKYAWVEKHLGQEFLEHIVLTRDKTVVSGDLLIDDRLDIIGAEKRPNWEHILFTACHNKHLELQPPRRRLHSWADNWKAILDSKRPL; encoded by the exons ATGCTATTCCTAGGCAGGGTTTTCTTgcaccagcagcagcatcagCCACTGTTGCAAGGCTGCTGCTTCGTCTCCTTAGGCATCCTTGGAGGGctggggcatcatcatggcaacaacagtagcagcagatCCAGgggtttttcctcctcctcctcctgcctcaggCATCTCAGGGTCTTGGTCGACATGGATGGGGTGCTGGCTGACTTTGAAGGAGGGTTTCTGCAGAAATTTCGAGCCAAGTACCCAGAGATGCCTTACATCCCTTTGGAGGACCGCCGGGGCTTTTGGGTCTCGGAGCAATATGGGCAGATGGACCCAATGCTGAGC GACAAGGCGATCAGCATTTGGGAATCCAAGAACTTCTTCATCGACCTGGACCCGATCCCAGGCGCCGTGGAAGCGGTGAAGCAGATGGCAAAGTTAGAAGA GACGGATGTCTTTATATGCACAAGTCCCATCAAGAAATACCACTATTGCGCATATGAAAAG tATGCCTGGGTGGAGAAGCATCTGGGTCAAGAGTTTCTGGAGCACATTGTCCTCACCCGGGATAAAACGGTGGTCTCCGGTGACCTGTTGATCGATGACAGACTTGATATCATAG GAGCTGAGAAGAGGCCAAACTGGGAGCACATCCTCTTCACAGCCTGCCACAACAAACACCTGGAGCTTCAACCTCCCCGTCGCAGACTCCACTCTTGGGCTGACAACTGGAAGGCCATCTTGGATAGCAAGCGGCCCTTGTAG